In Aureibaculum algae, the following are encoded in one genomic region:
- a CDS encoding ABC transporter permease, whose product MFKILKYSFYDLMRSSWSYVYFLFYLGLGSVLLFLNNDVSKAVITLMNIIVVLTPLIGTIFGVMYYYNSREFTELLLAQPLKRSTIFIGQYLGVAISLSLSLVIGLGIPFLAYGLLQSSEIFNFLSLIVVGAFLTFIFVALAFNIALSNENKIKGFGYAILMWLFLAVIYDGLFLISLVMLQEYPLDKFSLVATMFNPIDLSRILILLKLDISALLGYTGAVFQKFFGTNFGMVISFSVLSLWVVFPILRILFKSKRKDF is encoded by the coding sequence ATGTTTAAAATATTAAAATATAGTTTTTACGATTTAATGCGTAGCAGTTGGAGTTACGTATATTTTTTATTCTATTTAGGCTTAGGTTCTGTATTACTATTTTTAAATAATGACGTGTCAAAAGCGGTTATTACTTTAATGAATATTATTGTGGTACTTACACCATTAATAGGAACCATTTTTGGGGTTATGTATTATTATAACTCCCGTGAGTTTACGGAGTTATTGTTAGCCCAACCCTTAAAAAGATCAACCATTTTTATTGGTCAATATTTAGGAGTGGCCATTTCACTCTCTTTAAGTTTAGTGATTGGTTTAGGTATCCCATTTTTAGCATATGGACTACTACAATCATCAGAAATTTTTAATTTTTTATCTCTTATAGTGGTTGGTGCATTTTTGACTTTTATCTTTGTAGCCTTGGCATTTAATATTGCTCTTTCTAACGAAAATAAAATTAAAGGCTTTGGTTATGCTATTTTAATGTGGTTATTTTTAGCTGTAATTTATGATGGGCTATTTTTAATTTCTCTAGTAATGCTTCAAGAATATCCATTAGATAAATTCTCTTTAGTAGCAACCATGTTTAACCCTATAGATTTATCGAGAATTTTAATACTTTTAAAATTAGACATCTCTGCCCTACTCGGCTATACAGGTGCTGTTTTTCAAAAATTCTTCGGTACTAATTTCGGCATGGTAATTTCTTTTAGTGTACTTTCTCTTTGGGTTGTTTTTCCCATATTAAGAATCCTATTTAAATCAAAAAGAAAAGATTTTTAA
- a CDS encoding pyridoxal phosphate-dependent decarboxylase family protein, whose translation MPEKTHAPLTLTTEEMQQYGYKVVDLIVSHFGDLSSTNIVSLADRKQMDELLQQPIPNKPSSPEKVLQDVVDNVLTNVDFLTHPKFYSFVPSPSNFISAMADAIASGFNIFSGGWSTSPAAAELEIVVINWFLEMFHFPVVEGGGILTSGGSMANLTALTTARRIKCKNEYSKATIYLSDQAHSSNIKAIRVLGFKERQVRIIPTDMEFKMSLNKLKNAIAKDKLEGYTPFCIIASAGTTNTGTVDPLEEIADICAKENLWMHVDGAYGGAAILADKGKTYLKGIERADSLTVDPHKWFFQPYEIGCLLVRNHKWLSKTFSEKPVYLRDIEGNESEINFYDHGIQLTRGFRALKLYMSIKTFGLDQFKEAIQSGISLTENVEDFLRKSSKWEVVSPATLAIINFRCNPIEQNLTEKELDALNQYISKEILNSHSAVLVTTILQDQVVLRMCLINPRTTLDDIKDTLNSCEKFATTFIKNMTHESI comes from the coding sequence ATGCCCGAAAAAACACATGCCCCTCTCACATTAACCACAGAGGAAATGCAACAATATGGCTATAAAGTTGTAGATTTAATTGTTTCTCATTTTGGAGACTTAAGCTCTACAAACATAGTCAGTCTAGCCGATAGAAAACAGATGGATGAACTCCTACAGCAGCCTATCCCCAATAAACCCAGCTCACCAGAAAAAGTTTTACAAGATGTTGTCGATAACGTTTTAACTAATGTCGACTTTTTAACACATCCTAAGTTTTACTCGTTTGTTCCTAGTCCTAGTAATTTTATAAGTGCTATGGCAGACGCCATTGCTTCTGGTTTTAATATTTTCTCTGGTGGATGGTCAACTTCTCCTGCTGCAGCAGAATTAGAAATTGTAGTGATCAACTGGTTTTTAGAAATGTTTCATTTTCCTGTGGTAGAAGGTGGTGGTATTTTAACCAGTGGTGGCTCAATGGCAAATTTAACGGCCTTGACTACTGCTAGGCGAATTAAGTGTAAAAATGAGTATTCAAAAGCCACTATATATCTATCTGACCAAGCCCATTCTTCAAATATTAAAGCAATCAGGGTGTTGGGTTTTAAAGAACGACAAGTAAGGATAATTCCTACAGACATGGAATTTAAAATGTCTTTAAATAAGCTTAAAAATGCTATTGCTAAAGACAAATTGGAAGGTTATACCCCTTTTTGTATTATTGCTTCTGCTGGTACAACAAACACGGGTACTGTAGACCCTTTAGAAGAAATAGCTGATATCTGTGCCAAAGAAAATTTATGGATGCATGTTGATGGTGCTTATGGTGGAGCTGCTATTTTAGCTGATAAAGGAAAAACCTATTTAAAAGGCATTGAAAGAGCAGATTCTCTTACGGTAGATCCTCACAAATGGTTTTTTCAACCATATGAAATTGGATGCCTTTTGGTGAGAAATCACAAATGGTTAAGTAAAACGTTTAGCGAGAAACCCGTTTATTTACGAGATATTGAAGGTAATGAATCTGAAATAAATTTTTATGATCATGGTATTCAATTAACACGTGGTTTTAGAGCGTTAAAACTCTATATGTCTATAAAAACGTTTGGATTAGATCAATTTAAAGAAGCCATACAGTCAGGTATTTCACTTACCGAAAATGTAGAAGATTTCTTACGAAAAAGTTCAAAATGGGAAGTGGTTTCACCTGCAACACTAGCTATTATTAACTTCAGATGTAATCCGATTGAACAAAACTTAACTGAAAAAGAATTAGATGCGTTAAATCAGTATATCTCCAAAGAAATATTAAATTCACACAGTGCTGTTTTGGTTACTACTATTTTACAAGACCAAGTGGTATTGAGAATGTGTCTTATTAACCCGAGAACTACGCTTGACGATATAAAAGACACGCTTAATTCTTGCGAAAAATTTGCGACAACATTTATTAAAAACATGACTCATGAATCTATATAA
- a CDS encoding type II toxin-antitoxin system Y4mF family antitoxin — MKQLAEFVKERRKEVNLTQKEFAERAGVALTVVRKIEQGKTNLNMDKVNLVLNMFGHELAPVNSKKRAE; from the coding sequence ATGAAGCAATTAGCAGAGTTTGTCAAAGAACGGAGAAAAGAAGTTAATCTGACTCAGAAAGAATTCGCTGAACGAGCAGGAGTAGCACTAACTGTTGTACGTAAAATCGAACAGGGTAAAACGAATCTAAATATGGATAAGGTAAATCTAGTTCTTAATATGTTTGGACATGAATTAGCTCCTGTTAATAGTAAAAAACGGGCTGAATGA
- the nadB gene encoding L-aspartate oxidase: MKSNTELYKTDFLVLGSGISGLSFALKIAEKYKDATVTIVTKNEIDESNTKYAQGGIASVYNQSVDTFEQHIEDTLVAGDGLCDEKVVRMVIKDAPTRIQELIDWGTRFDTNKKGTFDLGKEGGHSQNRVLHYKDITGGEIERALIEQVKEADNINYLTYHYAIDLITEHQAQKKKTKRNSKLSCFGAYVLDAKADVVKTFVSKFTLLATGGSGQVYTTTTNPEVATGDGLGLAYRAKAEISEVEFIQFHPTALYNPGEYPAFLISEAVRGFGAKLRDFKKQKFMHRYDDREELASRDIVARAIDNELKRSGAAHVYLDCTHLDFEKFQAHFPNITEKCASLGIDIRNDFIPVVPASHYICGGVNVNKKAKTSIKNLYACGEVSRTGLHGANRLASNSLLEALVYSHRAFLNASKKYAKVNMPDNIPVWNDSGVVKNMENILITHDRAEVKTIMSNYVGIVRSDERLLRAERRLKGLYEDNKRLYDHSELSIDLCELRNLITTAYLITQFSKNRKTNCGGFYNLDLIGN; encoded by the coding sequence ATGAAAAGTAATACAGAATTGTATAAAACGGATTTTTTGGTATTGGGTTCTGGTATTTCAGGATTAAGTTTTGCTTTAAAAATCGCTGAAAAATATAAAGATGCCACAGTTACTATTGTTACAAAAAATGAAATTGACGAATCTAATACGAAATATGCTCAAGGCGGAATAGCTTCTGTTTATAATCAATCAGTAGATACTTTTGAGCAACATATTGAAGATACGTTAGTTGCAGGAGATGGCTTGTGTGATGAAAAGGTGGTGCGTATGGTCATAAAAGATGCTCCGACCAGAATTCAAGAATTGATTGATTGGGGTACTCGGTTTGATACTAATAAGAAAGGAACTTTTGATTTAGGAAAAGAAGGTGGTCATTCACAAAATAGAGTTTTACATTATAAAGATATTACTGGAGGCGAAATAGAACGGGCTTTAATTGAACAAGTAAAAGAGGCTGATAATATCAATTACTTGACATATCATTATGCCATTGATTTAATTACAGAGCATCAAGCTCAAAAGAAAAAAACGAAAAGAAATTCTAAATTATCATGTTTTGGAGCTTATGTTTTGGATGCTAAAGCTGATGTTGTAAAAACATTTGTTTCTAAATTTACATTGTTAGCAACAGGTGGCAGTGGGCAGGTTTATACAACGACTACAAATCCGGAAGTAGCAACAGGAGACGGCTTAGGTTTAGCCTACAGGGCAAAAGCGGAAATATCTGAAGTTGAGTTCATTCAGTTTCATCCAACGGCATTGTATAACCCAGGTGAATATCCAGCATTTTTAATCTCTGAAGCTGTGAGAGGTTTTGGTGCCAAATTAAGAGATTTTAAGAAGCAAAAATTTATGCATCGCTACGACGATCGTGAAGAATTAGCTTCTAGAGATATTGTGGCAAGAGCAATTGATAATGAATTGAAAAGGAGTGGTGCGGCTCATGTATATCTGGATTGTACACATTTAGATTTTGAAAAGTTTCAAGCACACTTTCCAAATATTACCGAGAAATGTGCATCTTTAGGTATTGATATTCGTAACGATTTTATACCCGTAGTACCTGCGTCGCATTATATCTGTGGAGGCGTAAATGTAAATAAGAAAGCGAAAACTTCAATCAAAAATTTATATGCCTGCGGAGAGGTTTCTAGAACAGGTTTACACGGTGCAAACAGACTAGCATCAAATTCTTTACTGGAAGCTCTTGTGTATTCACATCGAGCTTTTTTAAATGCATCTAAAAAGTATGCAAAGGTGAACATGCCAGATAATATTCCCGTTTGGAATGATAGTGGTGTTGTAAAGAATATGGAAAACATATTAATTACGCACGATAGGGCAGAAGTTAAAACAATAATGAGTAATTATGTAGGTATTGTAAGGTCTGATGAAAGATTGTTAAGGGCAGAAAGAAGGCTAAAAGGCTTGTATGAAGACAATAAAAGATTGTATGATCATTCCGAATTATCTATAGACCTCTGTGAATTGAGAAACCTAATAACAACCGCCTACTTAATAACCCAATTTTCAAAGAATAGAAAAACCAATTGTGGAGGTTTTTATAATTTAGATTTGATTGGTAACTAA
- the nadA gene encoding quinolinate synthase NadA, whose product MEILEKAKRNIENKGFLEINTPDIDYVVEIKRLKKEKNAVILAHYYQIDEIQAIADFVGDSLYLAQKAAETDADMIVFAGVHFMAETAKILNPTKKVVLPDLKAGCSLADSCPPKEFAAFKKEHPNHVVVTYINCSAEIKALSDIVCTSSNAKKIIDSIPMDQPIIFAPDRNLGAYLNKETGREMLLWDGACMVHEAFSVEKLITLYQKHPTAEIIAHPESQAHILKAASYIGSTSGLLNHVKNSDKETFIVATEAGILYQMMLDNPDKEIIPAPAKEDNTCACSECMYMKMNNMKKLYLCMQYELPAIEVDKDLSKKAIVSINRMLELSK is encoded by the coding sequence ATGGAGATTTTAGAAAAAGCAAAGAGAAATATAGAGAATAAGGGGTTTTTAGAAATAAATACACCAGATATTGATTATGTTGTTGAAATAAAAAGATTAAAAAAAGAAAAGAATGCCGTAATCTTAGCTCATTATTATCAAATTGATGAAATTCAGGCCATAGCTGATTTTGTTGGTGATAGCTTGTATTTAGCACAAAAGGCAGCTGAAACTGATGCAGATATGATTGTTTTTGCTGGGGTACATTTTATGGCTGAAACCGCTAAAATTTTAAATCCAACCAAAAAAGTGGTATTACCTGATTTAAAAGCCGGTTGCTCATTGGCAGATAGTTGTCCGCCAAAAGAATTTGCGGCATTTAAAAAAGAGCATCCAAATCATGTTGTGGTTACTTATATAAACTGTTCGGCAGAAATTAAGGCCTTAAGCGATATTGTATGTACCTCTTCTAATGCCAAAAAGATAATTGATTCTATCCCAATGGATCAACCAATTATTTTTGCACCTGATAGAAATTTAGGTGCTTATTTAAATAAGGAGACAGGTAGAGAAATGTTACTTTGGGATGGTGCATGTATGGTCCATGAAGCATTTTCTGTCGAAAAATTAATTACACTATATCAAAAGCATCCAACGGCTGAAATTATTGCTCATCCAGAATCTCAAGCTCATATTTTAAAAGCAGCATCTTATATAGGTTCTACTTCAGGTTTGTTAAATCATGTAAAGAATAGCGATAAAGAGACATTTATTGTGGCCACAGAGGCGGGAATTTTATATCAAATGATGTTAGATAATCCTGATAAAGAGATAATACCAGCTCCGGCTAAAGAAGATAATACCTGTGCCTGTAGCGAATGTATGTATATGAAAATGAATAACATGAAGAAATTGTATTTATGTATGCAGTATGAATTACCAGCTATTGAAGTTGACAAAGATCTAAGTAAAAAAGCCATAGTTTCAATTAACAGAATGTTAGAATTATCTAAGTAA
- a CDS encoding ABC transporter ATP-binding protein, with protein MIEIKNLYKKFGKVEVLKGLDLTINPNTSEGGIFAVLGPNGSGKTTLIKSILGMVIPNKGEIEIQGKSVLKKHQYRNNINYLPQIANFPSNLSVNELIKMVKNLRPKPAADQEFIDLFRLEPFLDKKLGNLSGGTKQKVNILLTFMFDSELIILDEPTTGLDPISLLNLKKIILAEKEKGKMILITSHIMSFVEEMADEIVFLLDGKIYFKGTLAAIKEQTKQTDLEHAIAAILTKENV; from the coding sequence ATGATAGAAATAAAAAATTTATATAAAAAATTTGGAAAGGTTGAAGTCTTAAAAGGGCTAGACTTGACCATTAACCCCAATACTTCTGAAGGTGGCATTTTTGCAGTTTTAGGTCCTAACGGCTCCGGTAAAACAACATTAATTAAAAGTATTTTAGGGATGGTTATTCCCAATAAAGGGGAAATTGAAATTCAAGGAAAAAGTGTCTTAAAAAAACATCAATATAGGAATAACATCAATTATTTACCACAAATTGCCAATTTTCCAAGCAATTTAAGTGTAAACGAATTGATTAAAATGGTTAAAAACCTAAGACCTAAACCTGCGGCTGATCAAGAATTTATTGATTTGTTTCGTTTAGAACCTTTTCTAGACAAAAAACTAGGCAACTTATCAGGTGGTACGAAGCAAAAAGTAAACATCCTACTGACTTTTATGTTTGATAGTGAACTAATTATCTTAGATGAGCCCACAACTGGTTTAGACCCAATTTCTTTACTCAATCTTAAAAAAATAATCTTGGCTGAAAAAGAAAAGGGTAAAATGATATTAATTACTTCTCACATTATGAGTTTTGTAGAAGAAATGGCTGATGAAATTGTGTTTCTATTAGATGGTAAAATCTATTTTAAAGGAACATTAGCTGCCATAAAAGAGCAGACCAAACAAACCGATTTAGAACATGCTATTGCAGCAATTTTAACAAAAGAAAATGTTTAA
- a CDS encoding nitrous oxide reductase accessory protein NosL, giving the protein MKKLFFLLSLSLILVSCAIEPSKIEYGKDACNFCKMTIVDKTHAAQIVTKKGKSFKYDAIECMLNDMKDKDKSKMELFLVTDYLNPTTLIDANSATFLISPAIKSPMGANLSAFKNKEDVAKLIKTDVDKSYNWKELLARYQSGSQGK; this is encoded by the coding sequence ATGAAAAAATTATTTTTTTTACTTTCATTATCTCTGATATTGGTTTCATGTGCTATTGAACCCTCAAAAATTGAATATGGTAAAGATGCCTGCAATTTTTGTAAAATGACAATTGTAGATAAAACACATGCTGCTCAAATTGTTACTAAAAAAGGGAAGTCTTTTAAATATGATGCTATTGAATGTATGTTAAATGACATGAAGGATAAAGATAAAAGCAAAATGGAATTATTTCTGGTTACAGACTATCTAAATCCCACAACATTAATAGATGCCAATTCCGCAACCTTTTTAATTTCTCCTGCAATAAAAAGTCCTATGGGAGCTAACCTATCTGCTTTCAAAAATAAAGAAGATGTAGCAAAGCTTATCAAAACTGATGTAGACAAAAGCTATAACTGGAAAGAGCTACTGGCACGTTATCAGTCTGGTTCTCAAGGTAAATAA
- the nosZ gene encoding Sec-dependent nitrous-oxide reductase encodes MKSILKIMTLLFSASVLLSSCGNNNGKSSGNNSALNSSNAEKVYVAPGEYDEFYAFMSGGYSGNLTVYGLPSGRMFKEIPVFSQFPTTGYGYSEETKPMLNTSFGMVPWDDSHHPDISQTNGVLDGRWVFINGNNTPRIARISLKTFETEEIIEVPNSAGNHSSSFITENTEYVVAGTRFSVPVPQADLPINEYKGKFKGALSFISVDKETGRMGIKFQILMPGFNYDLSHPGRDKSHGWFFFTTYNTEEANSLLEVNASQNDKDFIAAINWKKIEEYVNNGGGTKMPANYAHNVYDEHTHTATSTMEKEVLTVNPADIPGAIYFLPTPKSPHGCDVTPSGEYIIGNGKLSADLTVHSFAKMLDAIENKKFDGDAYGIPILKYEDILAGVVKSGGLGPLHTEFDDKGNAYTTFFISSEVVKWKIGTWEVIDRKPTYYSVGHLMIPGGNSRKPFGKYVVAMNKITKDRYLPTGPELEHSAQLYDISGEKMELIYDFPTHGEPHYAAGIPADLIKGNSQKIYRLDENKHPYAITSPDQAKVTRNGKEVHISMAMIRSHFTPDNIEGVKVGDKVYFHITNHEQDFDVPHGFAMIGANNSELLIMPGQTKTLTWEPKQVGVWPFYCTDFCSALHQEMQGYVRVSPANSDIELSWSLDGE; translated from the coding sequence ATGAAATCAATACTTAAAATAATGACGCTGTTATTTTCGGCTTCTGTTTTACTGAGCAGTTGTGGTAATAATAATGGTAAATCTTCGGGTAACAATAGTGCTTTAAATAGCAGTAACGCCGAAAAAGTGTATGTTGCACCAGGTGAATATGACGAGTTTTATGCGTTTATGTCTGGAGGTTATAGTGGTAACCTTACTGTTTATGGTTTACCTTCTGGTAGAATGTTTAAAGAGATTCCTGTTTTTTCTCAGTTTCCAACCACAGGTTATGGTTACTCTGAAGAAACTAAACCAATGCTAAATACTTCATTTGGTATGGTACCTTGGGATGATTCTCACCACCCTGATATTTCTCAAACCAATGGTGTTTTAGATGGTAGATGGGTATTTATAAATGGTAACAATACACCACGTATTGCTAGAATTAGTCTTAAAACTTTTGAAACTGAAGAAATTATTGAAGTACCTAATAGTGCAGGTAACCATAGTTCTTCATTTATAACTGAAAACACAGAATATGTAGTTGCAGGTACACGTTTTTCTGTTCCTGTTCCTCAAGCTGATTTACCTATTAATGAATATAAAGGTAAATTTAAAGGAGCTTTATCTTTTATTAGTGTAGATAAAGAAACGGGTAGAATGGGTATTAAATTTCAAATATTAATGCCAGGTTTTAACTATGATCTTTCTCACCCTGGTAGAGATAAGTCTCATGGTTGGTTCTTCTTTACTACTTACAATACAGAAGAAGCGAACTCATTATTAGAAGTAAATGCTTCTCAAAATGACAAAGATTTCATTGCTGCGATCAATTGGAAAAAAATTGAAGAATATGTAAATAATGGTGGTGGTACTAAAATGCCGGCAAATTATGCACACAACGTTTATGATGAGCATACACATACGGCTACTTCTACTATGGAAAAAGAAGTATTGACTGTAAACCCTGCAGATATACCTGGAGCTATTTATTTCTTACCTACTCCAAAATCACCTCATGGTTGTGATGTAACTCCTTCAGGAGAATACATTATCGGTAATGGTAAATTATCAGCAGACTTAACAGTACATTCATTTGCAAAAATGTTAGATGCTATTGAAAACAAAAAATTTGACGGTGATGCTTATGGAATTCCAATCTTAAAATATGAAGATATTTTAGCTGGTGTTGTAAAATCTGGTGGTTTAGGCCCATTACATACAGAATTTGATGATAAAGGAAATGCGTATACTACATTCTTTATTTCTTCTGAAGTAGTAAAATGGAAAATAGGTACTTGGGAAGTAATTGATAGAAAACCTACTTATTATTCAGTAGGTCACTTAATGATTCCTGGTGGAAATTCTAGAAAACCTTTCGGAAAATACGTGGTTGCCATGAATAAAATTACGAAGGACCGTTATTTACCAACTGGACCTGAGTTAGAGCATTCAGCACAACTATATGATATTTCAGGTGAAAAAATGGAGTTAATTTATGATTTTCCAACACATGGTGAACCTCATTATGCTGCAGGTATTCCAGCTGATCTAATCAAAGGTAATTCACAAAAAATCTACAGATTAGATGAGAACAAACATCCATATGCCATAACTTCTCCAGATCAAGCCAAAGTGACTAGAAATGGTAAAGAAGTACATATATCTATGGCAATGATTAGATCTCATTTTACACCAGATAATATTGAAGGTGTTAAAGTTGGTGATAAAGTATATTTCCATATCACAAACCACGAACAAGATTTTGATGTACCTCATGGATTTGCTATGATCGGTGCAAACAATTCTGAATTGCTAATTATGCCAGGACAAACAAAAACCCTTACATGGGAACCTAAACAAGTAGGTGTTTGGCCTTTCTATTGTACAGATTTCTGTAGTGCATTGCATCAAGAAATGCAGGGATATGTCAGAGTATCACCAGCAAATTCAGATATAGAGCTATCATGGTCTTTAGACGGTGAATAA
- a CDS encoding nitrous oxide reductase family maturation protein NosD, with the protein MLKKTLPLLLFLFIISNSYTQSIEVCATCDVNSLTDAIAKSKPHDKITIQKGTYLESNVIIDKPLQIIGEGNPIIDGEKKGYVLIVKSDSVSVTGLVIKNPGKSYTKDYAAVYISQSNHFTFENNTLESVFFGFLIEKSHHGKIVKNHVSSQAIDQSASGNGIHLWNCSNMLIDGNKAHNLRDGIYLEFTKETKVTNNQSYDNMRYGLHFMFSNHNEYHNNTFTNNGAGVAVMFSKFIKMTGNTFTKNWGTASYGLLLKEIYDAEIENNTFQENTIGINVEGSTRINYLKNNFISNGWSVKIAGACYANIFKENNFLNNSFDISYNSNMNDNKFDSNYWSSYTGYDLDKNGIGDIPYRPVKLFSYIVNKTPETIILLRSLFVDIINFSEKVSPVFTPDELVDSTPLMTPIK; encoded by the coding sequence ATGCTAAAGAAAACACTTCCCCTTTTATTATTCCTTTTTATAATTTCAAATAGTTATACTCAATCTATAGAGGTATGTGCTACTTGCGATGTTAACTCACTTACAGATGCTATCGCTAAATCTAAACCACATGATAAAATAACGATACAAAAGGGTACGTACTTAGAAAGCAATGTTATAATTGACAAGCCTTTACAAATAATTGGTGAGGGTAATCCAATAATTGATGGAGAAAAAAAAGGATATGTACTTATTGTAAAATCTGACAGTGTTTCTGTTACCGGACTGGTAATTAAAAACCCAGGGAAAAGTTATACCAAAGATTATGCAGCCGTTTATATTTCTCAGAGTAACCATTTCACTTTTGAAAACAATACCTTAGAGAGTGTCTTTTTTGGTTTTCTAATTGAAAAATCTCATCATGGAAAAATCGTTAAAAATCATGTTTCAAGTCAAGCGATAGATCAATCAGCCTCAGGTAATGGCATTCATTTATGGAATTGTTCAAATATGCTTATTGATGGAAATAAAGCACATAATTTAAGAGATGGTATTTATTTAGAATTTACCAAAGAAACTAAGGTTACCAATAACCAAAGCTATGACAATATGCGTTATGGTTTACATTTTATGTTTTCAAACCATAACGAATACCATAACAATACATTTACGAATAATGGTGCCGGCGTTGCTGTTATGTTTTCCAAATTTATTAAAATGACTGGCAACACATTTACCAAAAACTGGGGAACTGCATCTTACGGATTACTTTTAAAAGAAATTTATGATGCCGAAATTGAAAACAATACTTTTCAAGAAAACACTATTGGTATTAACGTTGAAGGTTCTACCAGAATAAATTATCTCAAAAATAATTTTATAAGCAACGGTTGGTCTGTAAAAATTGCTGGTGCTTGTTATGCCAATATATTTAAGGAAAATAATTTTTTAAACAATTCTTTTGACATTTCATACAACAGCAATATGAACGATAATAAATTTGACAGTAATTATTGGAGCTCATATACGGGGTACGATTTAGATAAAAATGGCATAGGTGACATTCCTTATCGTCCTGTAAAGCTATTTTCTTATATCGTAAATAAAACCCCAGAAACAATTATATTATTGCGAAGTTTATTTGTAGATATTATCAATTTTTCAGAAAAAGTGTCACCAGTGTTCACACCTGATGAATTGGTAGACAGTACACCATTAATGACTCCTATTAAATGA
- a CDS encoding cupin domain-containing protein — translation MNKNSITDIPIKGLNVTKIFTTDSTETLLISLEKGETFPTHTSPKTTLLVVLEGKIDFHIENKIVTLAKHQCYSFEKNIEHYVTAHKNSRFLIIR, via the coding sequence ATGAATAAAAATAGTATTACAGACATCCCTATTAAAGGTTTAAACGTTACTAAAATCTTTACAACAGATAGTACTGAAACGTTGTTAATAAGCTTAGAAAAAGGTGAAACTTTTCCAACACATACATCACCCAAAACTACTCTTCTTGTTGTTTTAGAGGGAAAAATCGATTTCCATATTGAAAATAAAATTGTTACTTTAGCTAAACATCAGTGTTATAGTTTTGAAAAAAACATTGAGCATTACGTTACTGCTCATAAAAATTCTAGATTTTTGATAATTAGATAG
- a CDS encoding HipA N-terminal domain-containing protein → MTFTMPVREKPYKEKRLFPFFEGLIPEGWLLDIASKNWKINKNDRMGLLLTCCQNCIGAVSVEPITEEENGA, encoded by the coding sequence ATTACGTTCACTATGCCAGTTAGAGAGAAGCCATATAAAGAGAAGCGACTCTTTCCTTTTTTTGAAGGATTGATACCTGAAGGGTGGTTGTTAGATATAGCTTCCAAAAACTGGAAAATCAATAAAAATGATCGTATGGGATTACTTCTGACCTGCTGTCAGAATTGTATCGGTGCAGTAAGTGTGGAACCTATAACAGAAGAAGAAAATGGAGCATAA